In Deinococcus maricopensis DSM 21211, the sequence CGCGAAGACCAGCAGCAGACCGCCCAGACCCACCAGCAGGCGGGACGCCGCGCCGCGCGGCGCGGCGTACTCGAAGCGGGACATCAGGAAAGCGCCGAGGATACTGAGCCCAACCGCGAGGGCCGCGAGCGAGGGGAGCAGCGCGAGCGCGAACGTAAACGCCCCCACCCAGGTGAGGCGCGGCACATCCCGCGTGGCCACCCACGCGAACGCCGCCCCAAGCAAAAGACCCACGACGACGTCCGAAGGAAAGTGAACGCCCAGGACCAGGCGGGACAGGCTCACAAGCACCACGAGGGCGATCGCGAGGGCCCACACGCCGCGGCGCTGCAGGGTGGCCGCCATGCCGAGCCAGAGGGTGGCGGTCATCTGCGCGTGGCCGCTGGGCAACCCGGGCCCGCCGGCGGTGGCCTGCGCGGCGCGGCCGGCCACGGACGGGTCGAGGTGGAAGGGGCGAGGGAGGTCCAGCGCGAATTTCAGGCCGGTGTTCGCGAGGTAACTGGTGGCGAACGCGACGCCGAGCGCGCGGGCGCCGCGCGGGTTGACCAGCCAGGCGTACAGGGCGATGACGATGATGAACACCTCGTCGCGGCCCAGGGACGTGATGAGCAGCCAGATGCTTTCCGGCCCGCCGAGCGTGTCGTGCAGGGTCTTCACAATGTTCATGGTGCACTCAGCATACGTCCCGGCTGGGACTGATGCGGCCGCGTCCGACCGGCAGGAGGCGGGGCTTCAGGTGGTCTTAACCGGAGGGGAGCCGGCTGGTACACTGTAGGGATGACGAAGGCAGACGTCCTGCACGCCGGGCATCAGCACGCCAGTGTGAACGCCATTGAGCTGCGCGGTATCACGAAACGCTTCCCGTTGGTTCTCGCCAACGACAACATCAGCATGACCGTCAAGTGGGGCAGCATTCACGCGCTGTGCGGCGAGAACGGCGCCGGCAAAAGCACCCTCATGAAAATTTTGTACGGCGTTCAGCCGCCCACCAGCGGGGAAATCCTCGTGGACGGGCAGGTCGTGAACCTGCAGGAGCCGAACGACGCGATTAAGCTGGGCATCGGCATGGTGTTCCAGCACTTCATGCTCGTCGAGCCGCTCACCGTAACGGAAAACGTCATTCTGGGTCTGGAGCCGGGCAGCCCGCTCGCGCTGAACTACAACGCCGCGCGCAAACGCGTCGCGGAACTCATCAAGCAGTTCAACTTCGACCTGTCCCCCGACGACAAGATCGAGGACCTGCCAGTGGGCCTGCAGCAGAAGGTCGAGATCCTCAAGACGCTGTACCGCGGCGCGCGCATCCTGATTCTGGACGAGCCGACCGCGGTGCTCACCCCGAACGAAACCGAGGAGCTGTTCGAGTTCCTCAAGAACCAGTACACGAAGGCGGGCAACAGCGTCATCTTCATCAGCCACAAGCTGCAGGAAGTGCTGGAGATCAGCGACGAGATCAGCGTCATCCGCGACGGCAAGATGATCGGCAGCATCCCGGCGGCCGGCGCCACGCGCGAGCAGCTCGCGAAGATGATGGTGGGCCGCGACGTGAACCTGCGCGTCCAGAAGGCGCCCGCGCAACCGGGCGAGGTGGCCCTGAACGTCCAGAACGTCAGTGTGCGCGGCGAGCACGGCAAGATGGCCGTGAACGGCGTGTCGTTCAACCTGCGCGCGGGCGAGATCGTCGGGATCGCGGGCGTCGAGGGGAACGGCCAGAGTGAACTGGTGGAGGCCATCACGGGCCTGCTGCCCGTCGCGAGTGGCGAGATCACGTACATGGGGCAGCGCGTCACGGGCGGCGCGCGCGCCGTGAGCGCTGCGGGCGTGTCGCACGTGCCGGAGGACCGCAACGAGCGCGGCCTGGTGCTGGACATGACGACCGCGGAGAACTTCATTCTGGGCGAGCATGACCGCGCGCCG encodes:
- a CDS encoding phosphatase PAP2 family protein, translating into MNIVKTLHDTLGGPESIWLLITSLGRDEVFIIVIALYAWLVNPRGARALGVAFATSYLANTGLKFALDLPRPFHLDPSVAGRAAQATAGGPGLPSGHAQMTATLWLGMAATLQRRGVWALAIALVVLVSLSRLVLGVHFPSDVVVGLLLGAAFAWVATRDVPRLTWVGAFTFALALLPSLAALAVGLSILGAFLMSRFEYAAPRGAASRLLVGLGGLLLVFAVYFGFRVVPEELRHSGAGTAIRHFLTVLTATELVPLVFRRWMPTRA
- a CDS encoding ABC transporter ATP-binding protein; the encoded protein is MTKADVLHAGHQHASVNAIELRGITKRFPLVLANDNISMTVKWGSIHALCGENGAGKSTLMKILYGVQPPTSGEILVDGQVVNLQEPNDAIKLGIGMVFQHFMLVEPLTVTENVILGLEPGSPLALNYNAARKRVAELIKQFNFDLSPDDKIEDLPVGLQQKVEILKTLYRGARILILDEPTAVLTPNETEELFEFLKNQYTKAGNSVIFISHKLQEVLEISDEISVIRDGKMIGSIPAAGATREQLAKMMVGRDVNLRVQKAPAQPGEVALNVQNVSVRGEHGKMAVNGVSFNLRAGEIVGIAGVEGNGQSELVEAITGLLPVASGEITYMGQRVTGGARAVSAAGVSHVPEDRNERGLVLDMTTAENFILGEHDRAPFAGSLGFLNLEAIEENARTLSEAYDVRPRSTSLHAGRYSGGNAQKIIVAREMRKNPKILVASQPTRGVDIGAIEFIHARIVEARDQGLAVLLVSADLGEVMNLSDRILVMFEGQIAGEVNAREASETQLGLMMAGAHEGAAQHTHTKPELDTRRQ